The following are encoded in a window of Peromyscus eremicus chromosome 12, PerEre_H2_v1, whole genome shotgun sequence genomic DNA:
- the LOC131922345 gene encoding voltage-dependent anion-selective channel protein 1-like → MAVPPTYADLGKSARDVFTKGYGFGLIKLDLKTKSENGLEFTSSGSANTETTKVNGSLETKYRWTESGLTFTEKWNTDNTLGTEITVEDQLARGLKLTFDSSFSPNTGKKNAKIKTGYKREHINLGCDVDFDIARPSIRGALVLGYEGWLAGYQMNFETAKSRVTQSNFAVGYKTDEFQLHTNVNDGTEFGGSIYQKVNKKLETAVNLAWTAGNSNTRFGIAAKYQVDPDACFSAKVNNSSLIGLGYTQTLKPGIKLTLSALLDGKNVNAGGHKLGLGLEFQA, encoded by the coding sequence ATGGCTGTGCCTCCCACATATGCTGATCTTGGCAAGTCTGCCAGGGATGTCTTCACCAAGGGCTACGGCTTTGGCTTAATAAAACTTGATTTGAAAACGAAGTCTGAGAATGGATTGGAATTTACCAGCTCAGGCTCCGCCAACACAGAGACCACCAAAGTGAACGGCAGCCTGGAAACCAAGTACAGATGGACTGAGTCCGGGCTGACGTTTACAGAGAAGTGGAACACAGACAACACCCTGGGTACCGAGATCACCGTGGAAGACCAGCTCGCGCGTGGACTGAAGCTGACCTTCGATTCATCCTTCTCGCCTAACaccgggaaaaaaaatgctaaaatcaAGACAGGGTACAAGAGGGAGCATATCAACCTGGGCTGTGATGTGGACTTTGACATCGCCAGGCCCTCGATCCGTGGCGCTCTGGTGCTTGGCTAtgagggctggctggctggctaccAGATGAATTTTGAGACTGCGAAGTCCCGAGTGACCCAGAGCAACTTTGCCGTTGGCTACAAGACAGACGAATTCCAGCTTCATACTAATGTGAACGATGGGACAGAGTTTGGTGGCTCCATTTATCAGAAGGTGAACAAGAAGTTGGAGACTGCTGTTAATCTCGCCTGGACAGCAGGAAACAGTAACACTCGCTTTGGAATAGCAGCCAAGTATCAGGTCGACCCTGATGCCTGCTTTTCGGCCAAAGTGAACAACTCTAGCCTGATCGGCTTAGGGTACACTCAGACTCTAAAGCCAGGTATCAAACTGACCCTGTCAGCTCTGCTGGATGGCAAGAACGTCAATGCGGGTGGCCACAAGCTTGGTCTAGGACTGGAATTTCAAGCATAA